One Myxococcaceae bacterium JPH2 DNA window includes the following coding sequences:
- a CDS encoding type II secretion system protein GspG gives MATPTQSFARIARNIGLTLVGLFVLLLITVAVVPSYDELPEDSAVMDLRAIRSALKLYYRQQRHFPSTQEGLSALVATQNLEKIPTDPWHREYHYVLDDEGPRVWTNGADGVPGGDGENAEFTMARFDTELLCEPQVSITPAASGVRDATPTHPVAPASHPPH, from the coding sequence ATGGCCACTCCGACGCAGTCCTTCGCCCGCATCGCCCGCAACATTGGACTCACCTTGGTGGGGCTGTTCGTGCTGCTCCTCATCACCGTCGCAGTCGTCCCCTCGTACGACGAACTCCCCGAGGACTCAGCGGTAATGGACCTGCGCGCCATTCGCTCAGCGCTGAAGCTCTATTACAGGCAGCAGCGGCACTTCCCATCCACCCAGGAAGGCCTCTCAGCCCTGGTGGCGACCCAGAACCTGGAGAAGATTCCGACGGACCCGTGGCACCGCGAGTACCACTACGTGCTCGATGACGAGGGCCCGCGCGTCTGGACGAACGGGGCGGACGGAGTGCCCGGTGGTGACGGAGAAAACGCGGAGTTCACCATGGCGCGGTTCGACACCGAGCTGCTCTGCGAACCCCAGGTGAGCATCACTCCTGCCGCGAGTGGGGTGCGGGACGCGACTCCCACCCACCCCGTGGCTCCCGCCTCACATCCTCCGCATTGA
- a CDS encoding type II secretion system protein GspG, which yields MTISNPSRPPCSPWRSLLSFLRNILAVFGGLVVLLFILSTTGILPHLGETPKSERAMKDLCAIRTALKLYYEQQGHFPSTQEGIPALVVTRHLDRIPTDPWGREYDYLLDDKGPHVTATGADGAPGGEDVDADIDMDPLEAEPISRTPASVTPAASGARDAAPLPHEAPASHPLH from the coding sequence ATGACCATCTCCAATCCCTCTCGCCCACCGTGCTCGCCCTGGCGCTCCCTCCTGTCCTTCCTCCGGAACATCCTGGCCGTGTTCGGCGGACTCGTTGTCCTGCTATTCATTCTCAGCACTACTGGAATCCTTCCGCACCTGGGCGAAACGCCCAAAAGCGAGCGAGCGATGAAGGACCTGTGTGCCATCCGCACGGCACTGAAGCTCTATTACGAGCAGCAGGGGCACTTCCCCTCTACCCAGGAAGGGATCCCAGCGCTGGTGGTAACACGGCATCTGGACAGGATTCCCACGGACCCATGGGGCCGTGAGTACGACTACTTACTCGACGACAAGGGCCCACACGTCACGGCGACTGGCGCGGACGGAGCCCCGGGTGGTGAGGATGTCGACGCGGACATCGACATGGACCCACTCGAGGCCGAGCCCATCAGTCGCACTCCGGCGAGCGTCACTCCTGCCGCGAGTGGGGCGCGGGACGCGGCTCCCCTCCCCCATGAGGCTCCCGCCTCGCACCCTCTGCATTGA
- a CDS encoding efflux RND transporter permease subunit: MFISDFAIKRPIVTITVMVALVVFGIVALLNLETDEFPDIQQPVIAVSIVYLGASPDTVEREIVEPIEDAIFSISGVDAKKTTSSATDGLATFTVFFDFSKDVQQASQDIRDAISSKRADLPQEMKEPILTRFDPSQQPILSLVLTSPSLDVPALSRLADPLVVSELRSVAGVAQVTVVGGLDREMTVQVRPAALQAAGLSVAQIVAALQAQNLAAPVGRLNTELEERTIRLRGRLETPEDFARVAVAERGGRMVRLGEVADVFAGTEEPRTEALFNGGKAVGIDVLKSKGYSTTEVADAVRERVRVLQQRLPEQARLEVVRDAGKRVRAAVVNVQQALVEGALLTVLVVFLFLNSWRSTVITGLALPVSALASFISVWVFGFTLNTMSLLGLTLAIGILIDDAIVVRENIVRHIEMGKDHFTASREGTHEIGLAVAATTFSIVAVFIPVAFMSGVAGQWFKPFALTIACSVLVSLFVSFSLDPMLSAYWADPQTESGARRGFISRGLAHFNHWFDRQADRYKGVIAWALDHRLVMVLLAVGSLVGAVMLQATIGGAGFVPVSDRGELEVLVETPPGSSLEYTRRKVDEVSRRIRAHSEVAYTYSTIGTPLPLRAPGVDQALVYVRLKPRTERKQNQDALGRVFRRELLEVGGATASVFTSGFGGALKSIQLELRGPETQPLNALAEKVMAAVRQVPGAVDVGLSTRGQKPELEVELNRGLAGQLNVTVGQVAQSLQPAFAGLDSGDWVDPSGKTRDVMVRLAPESRTQPSDLAQLPLVIGAGLNGAPIVVPLGQVASVRQTLGPAQINHLNREKVINVQANVQGRSLSEVTRDIEARLKGVTIPKGYVMSLGGESADQREVFGRVFLALGVAVLLMYLILVVQFGSFVDPLAILVSLPLSLIGVVLALLVTGDTLNIMSLIGVILLMGIVAKNAILLIDFAKWSHARGTPLREALIEAGRIRLRPIIMTTFALIAGMVPVALGHGEGGDFRAPLGRAVIGGVITSTLLTLLVIPTVYEILSDGRAWLLSRLRRVFNAEGARREPHGGGEPRPAPHSRQE; this comes from the coding sequence GTGTTCATCTCGGACTTCGCCATCAAGCGTCCCATCGTCACCATCACCGTGATGGTGGCGTTGGTCGTCTTCGGAATCGTCGCGCTCCTCAACCTGGAGACGGACGAGTTCCCCGACATCCAGCAGCCGGTCATTGCCGTGTCCATCGTCTACCTGGGAGCCTCGCCCGACACGGTGGAACGAGAGATCGTCGAGCCCATCGAGGACGCCATCTTCAGCATCAGCGGCGTCGACGCGAAGAAGACGACCTCCAGCGCGACGGATGGCCTGGCCACCTTCACCGTCTTCTTCGACTTTTCGAAGGACGTGCAGCAGGCCTCGCAGGACATCCGCGATGCCATCTCCAGCAAACGGGCGGACCTGCCACAGGAGATGAAGGAGCCCATCCTCACGCGGTTCGACCCCTCGCAGCAGCCCATCCTGTCGCTGGTGCTGACGTCGCCTTCGCTCGATGTGCCCGCGCTGTCACGACTGGCGGATCCGCTGGTGGTGAGCGAGCTGCGCTCCGTGGCGGGCGTGGCCCAGGTGACGGTGGTGGGGGGACTGGACCGAGAGATGACGGTGCAGGTGCGTCCCGCCGCGCTTCAAGCCGCAGGCCTGTCCGTCGCGCAGATTGTCGCGGCGCTGCAAGCGCAAAACCTCGCCGCGCCAGTGGGGCGGCTCAACACGGAGCTGGAGGAGCGCACCATCCGTTTGCGAGGCCGCCTGGAGACACCGGAGGACTTCGCGCGCGTGGCCGTGGCCGAGCGCGGCGGGCGCATGGTGCGACTGGGGGAAGTGGCGGATGTCTTCGCCGGCACTGAGGAGCCACGCACCGAAGCCTTGTTCAACGGGGGCAAGGCGGTGGGCATCGACGTGCTGAAGTCCAAGGGCTACAGCACCACGGAGGTGGCGGACGCCGTGCGCGAGCGCGTGCGGGTGCTTCAGCAGCGGTTGCCCGAACAAGCGAGGCTGGAGGTGGTGCGAGACGCGGGCAAGCGCGTGCGCGCCGCGGTGGTGAACGTGCAGCAGGCGCTCGTGGAGGGCGCGCTGTTGACGGTGCTGGTGGTGTTCCTGTTCCTGAACTCGTGGCGCTCCACGGTCATCACGGGGCTGGCCCTGCCCGTGAGTGCGCTGGCGTCCTTCATCAGCGTCTGGGTGTTTGGCTTCACGCTCAACACCATGTCGCTGCTCGGGCTGACGCTGGCCATCGGCATCCTCATCGACGATGCCATCGTGGTGCGCGAGAACATCGTGCGCCACATTGAGATGGGGAAGGACCACTTCACCGCCTCGCGCGAGGGCACGCATGAAATCGGGCTCGCGGTGGCGGCCACCACGTTCTCCATCGTGGCGGTGTTCATCCCCGTGGCCTTCATGTCCGGAGTGGCGGGGCAGTGGTTCAAGCCGTTCGCGCTCACCATCGCGTGCTCGGTGCTGGTGTCGTTGTTCGTCAGCTTCTCGTTGGACCCGATGCTCAGCGCGTACTGGGCCGATCCCCAGACGGAGTCCGGCGCACGCAGAGGATTCATCTCCCGAGGGCTGGCGCACTTCAATCACTGGTTCGACCGACAGGCGGATCGCTACAAGGGCGTGATTGCGTGGGCGCTGGACCATCGGTTGGTGATGGTGCTGCTCGCGGTGGGTTCGCTCGTGGGCGCGGTGATGCTGCAGGCGACGATTGGCGGCGCGGGCTTCGTCCCGGTGAGTGACCGAGGCGAGCTGGAGGTGCTGGTGGAGACGCCGCCGGGCTCCAGCCTGGAGTACACGCGGCGCAAGGTAGATGAGGTGTCCCGCCGCATTCGTGCGCACTCCGAGGTGGCCTACACTTACTCGACCATCGGGACGCCGCTGCCGCTGCGCGCGCCGGGCGTGGATCAAGCGTTGGTGTACGTGCGGCTGAAGCCAAGGACCGAGCGCAAGCAGAACCAGGATGCATTGGGCCGCGTCTTCCGACGGGAGTTGCTCGAAGTGGGCGGGGCCACGGCTTCTGTCTTCACCAGCGGCTTTGGAGGCGCGCTGAAGTCCATCCAGTTGGAGTTGCGCGGCCCGGAGACACAGCCCCTCAACGCGCTGGCGGAGAAGGTGATGGCGGCGGTCCGCCAGGTTCCTGGCGCGGTGGACGTGGGCCTGTCCACGCGCGGCCAGAAGCCCGAGCTGGAGGTGGAGCTGAACCGAGGACTGGCGGGACAGCTCAACGTGACAGTGGGGCAGGTGGCGCAGTCTCTACAGCCGGCCTTCGCGGGGCTCGACTCGGGGGACTGGGTGGACCCTTCAGGCAAGACGCGAGACGTGATGGTGCGCCTGGCGCCCGAGTCGCGCACGCAGCCCTCGGATCTGGCACAGCTCCCGCTGGTGATTGGAGCGGGTCTCAACGGCGCGCCCATCGTGGTGCCGTTGGGACAGGTGGCGTCGGTGCGACAGACGCTGGGCCCGGCGCAAATCAATCACCTGAACCGAGAGAAGGTCATCAACGTCCAGGCGAACGTGCAGGGGCGCTCGCTCTCCGAGGTGACGCGAGACATCGAAGCGAGGCTCAAGGGCGTGACGATTCCCAAGGGCTACGTGATGTCGCTCGGCGGGGAGTCCGCGGACCAGCGCGAGGTGTTTGGCCGGGTGTTCCTGGCGCTGGGGGTGGCGGTGTTGCTGATGTACCTCATCCTCGTCGTCCAGTTCGGCTCGTTCGTGGATCCGCTGGCCATCCTGGTGTCGCTGCCGCTGTCGCTGATTGGTGTGGTGCTGGCCTTGTTGGTGACGGGCGACACGCTGAACATCATGAGCTTGATTGGCGTCATCCTGCTGATGGGCATCGTGGCGAAGAACGCCATCCTGCTCATCGACTTCGCCAAGTGGTCTCATGCGCGCGGGACGCCGTTGCGCGAGGCGCTCATCGAGGCGGGGCGCATCCGCCTGCGGCCCATCATCATGACGACGTTCGCGCTCATCGCGGGCATGGTGCCGGTGGCGCTGGGGCACGGCGAGGGCGGCGACTTTCGAGCACCGCTGGGCCGAGCGGTGATTGGAGGCGTCATCACCTCCACGCTGCTCACGCTGCTGGTGATTCCAACCGTCTACGAGATTCTCTCCGACGGTCGCGCGTGGCTGCTGAGTCGGCTGCGCCGCGTGTTCAATGCAGAGGGTGCGAGGCGGGAGCCTCATGGGGGAGGGGAGCCGCGTCCCGCGCCCCACTCGCGGCAGGAGTGA